The following nucleotide sequence is from Candidatus Binatia bacterium.
CTGGCCCTCGTGGCGCGGCACATCGGGGCACGCCAAGAGGCCGACGCCAACCAGGTACTGGGCCAGTCGATCCTCACTGCATTTGGCCTTTCGGTCGTTGCGATAATCCCGGTGATCATATTTGCATCGGAAATCGTCGGCTTGTTTGGCGTCGAGCCGTCGGTGGTCGCGCAGGGCGGCGATTTTGTCAAGCTGGTCATGTTGTCGATTCCTCAATCGGCGGTCCTGTTCGTCATCGGCTCGGCGTTGCGCGGCGCGGGGGATACACGAACGCCGTTGTTCATCGGTGTCATCGTAAACATCTTCAATATCGTCGGCAACTACGTCCTGATTTTCGGAAAGCTCGGATTGCCGGCCCTGGGGGTGCGTGGATCGGGGCTGGCGACCACTATCGCGTTCACGGTTGGGATCGCGGTGGGCCTACTGCTACTGGTGCGCGGCAGACTCGTCTTAAGGGTCACGCTTCACCCGCTCCGCTTGGACATGAAGACGATTCGCCGGGTGCTGGCCATCGGATACCCGGCTGCCGGCGAACAGATGATCATGCAGATCGGATTTTTCTTTTATCTTGCCTTCGCTGCCCGCTACGGCACCAGCGCCGTGGCGGCGTACTTCATCGGGGTGCGGATCCTGGCGCTGTCATTTCTTCCCGGCTACGGCTTCGCAGCAGCCGCAGCGGCTCTGGTAGGACAGAATCTCGGAGCGGGGGATCCCGTGCTTGCCGAACGGAGCGGATGGGAATCGAACCGGCTGGCGATCTACTTGATGTCCGTTTGCGGTGTCATCATTTTCCTGGCGGCACGGCCGATCGCGACGCTGTTCGTCGACGATGCGCAAGTGGTCACCGACGCGGTTTCATTCATTCGCATGCTGGCTGTGGCGCAGCCTCTGATGGGCATCGATTTCACCATCGGAGGCGCATTGCGCGGGGCCGGCGACACCCGTTTTCCGCTTCTGGCCGTGTTCGTTGGTTTCTACGGTTGTCGGCTGACGTTTGCGTACGTTGCCGCCGTGGTTCTGCACCTCAGCTTACCATGGGTCTGGTTTGCGCTCATGGGGGACTACGTCGCCCGTGCCGCCCTGAAAGCCTGGCGCTTCCACAGCGGGCGCTGGAAGCATATCGCAGTATAGGTGCGTAGGCCTCCGGCAAATCACAAAATTCCGCTTGACGCGTTGGCCTTACTACTTTAGCCTTTTGGCGCTCATTTGCGGAGGAAATACGATGACTCAAAAGGGGCTGCTTGTTCTTACCACCGTGGTATTGCTCAGCGTTCTCCACTCAGGCGCCGCTTTCGGCGACGTACGCAGAGAACGGACGGCACGCCGACCGTACATCGTGGAAATTGGCCAGCCCTACGCCATCAATGCCCACCGGCTGCAATACGAAATCGACCACATCAGCCAACTGAACGAATACGTCGCCAAGTACGGCTATCCCGACTACGCAGAGATCCAGGAAACCTCGCCGGAATGGCCGTGGGAAGCGTATGAAACGCGCCTGTACTATTTGCAGCGGAACCTGGAAACGGATTTTAGTCCCGTTTTGCTCTCCCCAGCAGCACCGAACTTTGGCGTGCTGAAATTCCGGGGCGACATCACCCCGGAAAAGCGACATGAAATAGAATTGATTCTGCAAGCGCGGGAGAAGCCG
It contains:
- a CDS encoding MATE family efflux transporter, whose protein sequence is LALVARHIGARQEADANQVLGQSILTAFGLSVVAIIPVIIFASEIVGLFGVEPSVVAQGGDFVKLVMLSIPQSAVLFVIGSALRGAGDTRTPLFIGVIVNIFNIVGNYVLIFGKLGLPALGVRGSGLATTIAFTVGIAVGLLLLVRGRLVLRVTLHPLRLDMKTIRRVLAIGYPAAGEQMIMQIGFFFYLAFAARYGTSAVAAYFIGVRILALSFLPGYGFAAAAAALVGQNLGAGDPVLAERSGWESNRLAIYLMSVCGVIIFLAARPIATLFVDDAQVVTDAVSFIRMLAVAQPLMGIDFTIGGALRGAGDTRFPLLAVFVGFYGCRLTFAYVAAVVLHLSLPWVWFALMGDYVARAALKAWRFHSGRWKHIAV